A portion of the Pedobacter cryoconitis genome contains these proteins:
- the pyrH gene encoding UMP kinase, which produces MKYKRILLKLSGESLMGEKQYGIDNDRVKQYAEDIKAVHAQGLEIAIVIGGGNIFRGLSAEKSGMDRAQADYMGMLATVINSMALQDALEKVGLKTRLLTAIKMEQICEPFIRRRAVRHLEKGRVVIFGAGTGNPYFTTDSAAALRAIEIKADVVLKGTRVDGIYTADPEKDPTATRYTEISFKEVYSKGLNVMDMTAFTLCEENELPIIVFDMNKTGNFMKIAQGEEIGTLVKG; this is translated from the coding sequence ATGAAGTATAAAAGGATCCTACTCAAATTAAGCGGAGAGTCGCTAATGGGCGAAAAGCAATATGGTATTGATAATGACCGCGTTAAGCAGTACGCAGAAGATATTAAAGCTGTCCATGCACAGGGCCTGGAAATTGCAATAGTTATAGGTGGTGGTAATATTTTCAGAGGTTTGAGCGCAGAGAAATCTGGTATGGATCGTGCACAAGCTGATTATATGGGAATGCTGGCGACTGTAATTAATAGTATGGCTTTACAGGATGCACTGGAAAAAGTAGGACTTAAAACAAGATTGCTTACCGCCATTAAAATGGAGCAGATCTGTGAACCATTTATTCGCAGGAGAGCAGTAAGACACCTTGAAAAAGGTCGTGTTGTTATTTTTGGTGCGGGTACTGGTAACCCATACTTCACAACAGATTCAGCTGCAGCATTACGCGCAATTGAAATTAAAGCAGACGTGGTATTGAAAGGTACACGCGTAGATGGGATCTATACTGCAGATCCGGAAAAAGATCCGACAGCAACCCGTTATACAGAAATATCTTTCAAAGAAGTTTATTCGAAAGGATTAAATGTAATGGACATGACCGCTTTCACACTTTGCGAAGAGAATGAACTTCCTATTATCGTTTTCGATATGAATAAAACAGGAAATTTCATGAAAATTGCGCAGGGCGAAGAAATCGGAACACTGGTAAAAGGCTAA
- the nagA gene encoding N-acetylglucosamine-6-phosphate deacetylase, whose amino-acid sequence MIAIKNSRFFKGEQLITDATVLIAEGLIKEIIKGDIPAGYEVIDAQGNYLTPGFMDLQIYGSGENLFSAYPTAETLKQMDADLISKGTTGFLACVATNTLDIFKQAIEAAKAYKPHARAFLGLHLEGPYLNPERLGAHPLEYVHKATLEEVKELIENSDGVVKMMTIAHELQDDEVINYLLDQGIVLSLGHSNANFEQANHAYNSGFTTTTHLYNAMPAIHHRNPNLPTAVFNHPTAMASIIADGAHVDFEIVKMTYKLMPERLFLITDAVTACNIGPYQHQLAGSRYVTPEGTISGSNITLLDAVRNCVDHCDVPLSAALNMASAHPARVLRMDTEHGQIAIGKTADLLLITAQLALQKVFIAGLINV is encoded by the coding sequence ATGATAGCAATCAAGAACTCCAGATTTTTCAAAGGTGAACAGCTGATTACCGATGCGACTGTTTTAATCGCAGAGGGGTTAATCAAAGAAATTATCAAAGGTGATATCCCGGCAGGATATGAAGTCATAGACGCACAAGGGAATTATCTGACTCCCGGATTTATGGACCTGCAAATATATGGTAGTGGTGAAAATCTGTTTTCTGCTTACCCAACAGCAGAAACCTTAAAACAAATGGATGCTGACCTGATCAGTAAAGGAACAACAGGTTTTCTTGCTTGTGTGGCCACCAATACACTCGATATATTTAAACAAGCCATTGAAGCGGCTAAAGCTTATAAACCGCACGCCCGTGCTTTTTTAGGGCTGCACTTAGAGGGGCCTTATTTAAATCCTGAAAGGTTAGGGGCCCATCCGCTGGAATATGTACATAAAGCTACGCTGGAAGAAGTAAAGGAATTAATTGAAAATTCGGACGGTGTTGTTAAGATGATGACCATTGCGCACGAATTACAGGACGATGAAGTCATCAATTATTTGCTGGATCAGGGAATAGTGCTTTCTTTAGGACATAGCAATGCCAATTTTGAACAGGCAAATCATGCTTATAACAGCGGCTTTACCACGACCACGCATTTGTATAACGCGATGCCTGCTATCCACCATAGAAATCCAAATTTACCGACGGCAGTTTTTAACCATCCAACTGCTATGGCCAGTATCATTGCTGATGGTGCTCATGTTGATTTTGAAATTGTCAAAATGACTTATAAATTAATGCCTGAACGCTTGTTCCTGATTACAGATGCAGTTACTGCATGTAATATTGGGCCTTATCAGCATCAGTTAGCAGGTTCCAGATATGTAACTCCTGAAGGCACGATCTCAGGCTCTAATATCACTTTGCTGGATGCGGTGCGCAATTGCGTTGACCATTGTGATGTACCACTGTCAGCAGCCTTAAATATGGCTTCAGCTCATCCGGCAAGAGTTTTGAGAATGGATACTGAACACGGACAAATAGCCATAGGAAAAACAGCAGATTTGTTGTTAATCACAGCGCAGCTAGCCCTTCAAAAGGTTTTTATAGCGGGTTTAATAAACGTTTGA
- the tsf gene encoding translation elongation factor Ts, whose product MSVQISAADVNKLRQQTGAGMMDCKKALIEANGDFEAAVDYLRKKGAKVAASRQDRDSNEGVVIAKATADGKRGVVVELNCETDFVAKNADFIALANKFTDLAVEKNPATLEELLALEVDGQKVSDIIVENTGKIGEKIGISKFETVSGEKVVPYIHSNYRLGVLVALNQVVAGADEAGKDVAMQIAAMNPVALDKADVDTHTIEREMEIAKEQIRAEGKPEEMVEKIAAGKLNKFYKDSTLLNQEFVKDSSKDVRKFLNDTANGLTVTAFKRVQLGS is encoded by the coding sequence ATGTCAGTACAAATTTCTGCAGCAGATGTAAACAAATTACGCCAACAAACCGGTGCCGGTATGATGGATTGCAAAAAAGCATTAATAGAGGCCAATGGCGATTTCGAAGCTGCGGTTGATTACTTACGTAAAAAAGGAGCTAAAGTTGCAGCAAGCCGTCAGGATCGTGATTCTAACGAAGGTGTTGTAATCGCAAAAGCTACAGCTGACGGAAAACGTGGTGTTGTGGTTGAGTTAAACTGCGAAACAGATTTCGTAGCTAAAAATGCTGATTTCATTGCTTTAGCAAATAAATTCACTGATTTAGCGGTTGAGAAAAACCCAGCTACTTTAGAAGAATTATTAGCGCTTGAAGTTGATGGTCAAAAAGTTTCTGACATCATCGTTGAAAACACTGGTAAAATTGGAGAGAAAATTGGTATCTCTAAATTTGAAACAGTATCAGGCGAAAAAGTTGTCCCTTACATCCACAGTAACTACCGTTTAGGTGTTTTGGTTGCTTTAAACCAAGTTGTTGCTGGTGCTGACGAAGCTGGAAAAGATGTAGCTATGCAAATTGCTGCAATGAACCCGGTTGCTTTAGATAAAGCAGATGTAGACACACACACTATCGAGCGTGAAATGGAAATTGCTAAAGAGCAAATCCGTGCAGAAGGTAAACCAGAAGAAATGGTTGAGAAAATTGCTGCTGGTAAACTGAACAAGTTTTACAAAGACAGTACTTTATTAAACCAGGAATTTGTTAAGGATTCTTCTAAAGACGTTCGTAAATTTTTAAATGACACAGCTAACGGTTTAACTGTTACTGCATTTAAACGTGTTCAATTAGGATCATAG
- the rpsB gene encoding 30S ribosomal protein S2, which produces MARTTYQDLLDAGVHFGHLTRKWNPKMAPYIFMERNGIHIIDLNKTLTKTEEAASAIKQIVKSGRKILFVATKKQAKEIVADQARKVNMPFVTERWLGGMLTNFQTVRKSIKKMSNIDKMTKDGTYSILSKKERLMIQRERIKLESLLGGIADLNRLPAAIFLIDVKKEHIAVSEALKLNIPTFAMVDTNSDPSNIDFPIPANDDATKSISLITDVIIKAIEEGLDERKREKDDEAEKEAVAAKTAADAPETAAPGARRARKENAETEEGTSEA; this is translated from the coding sequence ATGGCAAGAACAACATATCAAGACTTATTGGATGCAGGTGTACATTTTGGTCACCTTACCCGCAAATGGAATCCGAAAATGGCACCATATATTTTTATGGAACGCAATGGGATTCACATTATAGATTTAAACAAAACTTTAACTAAAACTGAAGAAGCTGCTTCAGCGATCAAACAGATCGTAAAATCAGGTCGTAAGATCTTATTTGTAGCGACTAAGAAACAAGCTAAAGAAATCGTTGCTGATCAAGCAAGAAAAGTAAACATGCCTTTCGTAACTGAGCGTTGGTTAGGTGGTATGTTAACTAACTTTCAAACTGTACGTAAGTCAATCAAAAAGATGTCTAACATCGATAAAATGACTAAAGATGGTACTTACTCTATTCTTTCTAAGAAAGAGCGTTTGATGATCCAGCGTGAGCGTATCAAATTGGAAAGCTTATTAGGTGGTATCGCGGATTTAAACCGTTTACCGGCTGCTATCTTTTTAATTGACGTTAAAAAAGAGCATATCGCTGTTAGTGAGGCGTTGAAATTAAACATTCCAACTTTCGCAATGGTTGATACTAACTCTGATCCTTCTAACATCGATTTCCCTATTCCAGCGAATGATGATGCAACTAAATCTATCTCTTTGATTACTGATGTTATCATCAAAGCAATTGAAGAAGGTTTAGACGAGCGTAAACGTGAAAAAGATGATGAAGCTGAAAAAGAAGCTGTAGCTGCTAAAACTGCTGCTGATGCTCCTGAAACTGCTGCACCTGGCGCTAGAAGAGCAAGAAAAGAAAATGCTGAAACCGAAGAAGGTACAAGCGAAGCATAA
- the rpsI gene encoding 30S ribosomal protein S9 yields the protein MSVTNTSGRRKTAVARIYMQEGNGTITVNSKDHKVYFPTLPLQYIVNQSFEVSELIGQYDVKVNVAGGGIKGQAEAVRLAIAKAIVEIDAEKKPALRAKGLMTRDMRMVERKKPGRKKARKKFQFSKR from the coding sequence ATGTCAGTTACTAACACTTCAGGAAGAAGAAAAACTGCTGTTGCGCGAATCTACATGCAAGAGGGCAACGGTACAATTACTGTTAACAGTAAAGATCACAAAGTATATTTCCCTACATTACCTTTACAATATATTGTAAACCAAAGTTTTGAAGTTTCAGAACTTATCGGTCAATATGACGTAAAAGTAAACGTAGCAGGAGGTGGTATTAAAGGCCAGGCAGAAGCTGTTCGTTTAGCTATCGCTAAAGCTATTGTTGAAATAGATGCTGAGAAAAAACCGGCATTACGTGCTAAAGGGTTAATGACCCGTGATATGCGTATGGTTGAACGTAAGAAACCAGGTCGCAAGAAAGCTCGTAAAAAGTTCCAATTCAGTAAACGTTAA
- the rplM gene encoding 50S ribosomal protein L13, whose translation MNTLSYKTVSANAKTVNKQWVVVDAQGEILGRLSSKIAMIIRGKNKPEYTPHVDCGDNVIVINADKIKLTGNKMNDKQYVSYTGYPGGQRFISPKELLAKHPTRVVEKAVRGMLPKTKLGAKLYTNLFVYAGTEHPHAAQSPKTITL comes from the coding sequence GTGAATACGTTAAGTTACAAAACTGTCTCTGCCAATGCTAAAACTGTTAACAAACAGTGGGTTGTTGTTGATGCACAAGGCGAGATTTTGGGGCGCTTGTCATCGAAGATCGCAATGATCATCCGTGGTAAAAACAAGCCTGAGTACACCCCACACGTAGACTGCGGCGATAATGTGATCGTTATCAATGCGGACAAGATTAAGTTGACCGGAAACAAAATGAACGACAAACAGTACGTTTCATATACTGGATATCCAGGTGGTCAGCGTTTCATCTCTCCAAAAGAGTTATTGGCGAAACATCCTACACGTGTAGTAGAAAAAGCAGTTCGTGGTATGTTACCTAAAACAAAATTAGGTGCGAAATTATACACAAACCTTTTTGTTTATGCAGGTACTGAGCATCCTCATGCAGCACAATCACCAAAAACCATTACACTTTAA
- a CDS encoding YtxH domain-containing protein has translation MTKETKIVAGILAGAALGAAVALILSSDKSDDVKDKVTDWFCDLLDASKDKISDVSDTVKDKIAKVRA, from the coding sequence ATGACAAAAGAAACGAAAATAGTTGCAGGTATATTGGCAGGAGCTGCCCTTGGTGCTGCGGTAGCTTTAATCTTATCTTCAGACAAAAGCGATGACGTAAAAGATAAAGTTACAGACTGGTTCTGTGACTTACTGGATGCTTCTAAAGACAAAATCTCTGATGTATCTGACACTGTAAAAGACAAAATTGCAAAAGTAAGAGCTTAA
- a CDS encoding MBL fold metallo-hydrolase RNA specificity domain-containing protein, giving the protein MKIAFHGAARAVTGSKHLITLTNQTQILLDCGMFQGMGESTEKLNSYFGFEPSKVTYMILSHAHIDHCGLLPRLVAEGFKGKIFCTPATMDLARILLMDSAKIQEQDAEYANRKRPQNEEVEEALYTEEDVIQTLSQFKIIDYDASFDICPEVTVCFTDAGHIVGSAAVHLTIREEGKSTRLTFSGDVGRYGDLILKSPQIFSQADYIIMESTYGDSLHKDLEPIENMLREIIQHTCIEKRGKVVIPAFSVGRTQELLYALNNLELKHQLPAVPVYVDSPLSIQATEVLKNHPEVYNNGVKEVMKTDEDPFSFKGLKFIESVAESKALNNDNRPCVIISASGMAEGGRVRHHIRNTIGDQKNTILMVGYASPGSLAGRLMAGDKQVYLFRENLDVVAEVRSIRSMSAHGDYEDLLQFLSSQDPALVKQLFLVHGEYPVQQHFAKRLNEHGFKQVVIPEYHRVFDCETEPAWSI; this is encoded by the coding sequence ATGAAAATCGCTTTCCATGGTGCTGCGCGCGCCGTTACTGGTAGTAAACACCTGATTACTTTAACAAACCAGACTCAAATACTATTAGATTGCGGCATGTTCCAGGGCATGGGCGAATCAACAGAAAAGCTAAATAGCTATTTTGGATTTGAGCCTTCAAAGGTTACTTACATGATTCTTTCGCATGCGCACATTGACCATTGCGGTCTGTTGCCACGCTTAGTCGCAGAAGGATTTAAAGGAAAAATATTTTGTACACCAGCAACGATGGACCTGGCCAGGATCCTTTTAATGGATTCTGCAAAAATTCAGGAACAGGATGCGGAATATGCAAACAGGAAAAGACCTCAGAACGAAGAAGTGGAAGAAGCGCTTTATACAGAAGAAGACGTAATTCAAACCTTAAGTCAGTTCAAAATTATTGACTACGATGCTAGTTTTGACATCTGCCCGGAAGTCACTGTGTGTTTCACAGATGCAGGACATATTGTTGGCAGTGCTGCAGTACACCTGACGATCAGGGAAGAAGGTAAATCGACCCGCCTCACTTTTAGCGGAGATGTTGGCCGTTATGGAGACCTGATACTCAAAAGCCCTCAGATTTTTTCGCAGGCAGACTATATTATCATGGAATCTACTTATGGAGACTCTTTACATAAGGATCTTGAACCTATAGAAAACATGCTGCGTGAAATTATACAGCATACTTGTATAGAAAAAAGAGGCAAGGTGGTTATTCCTGCATTTAGTGTAGGCAGAACGCAGGAATTGTTATATGCACTGAACAATCTTGAACTTAAGCACCAATTACCAGCTGTACCTGTTTACGTAGATAGTCCTTTATCTATTCAGGCTACTGAAGTTTTAAAGAACCATCCGGAAGTTTATAACAATGGGGTTAAAGAAGTCATGAAAACTGATGAAGACCCATTTAGCTTCAAAGGACTGAAATTCATCGAAAGTGTAGCAGAATCCAAAGCACTCAACAATGACAACAGGCCTTGTGTAATCATTTCTGCTTCTGGTATGGCCGAAGGAGGAAGGGTAAGACATCATATACGCAATACGATCGGTGATCAGAAAAACACAATTTTAATGGTCGGTTATGCTTCTCCTGGTTCACTGGCTGGCAGACTAATGGCTGGTGATAAACAAGTCTATTTATTCAGAGAGAACCTTGATGTTGTTGCCGAAGTTCGTTCTATACGCTCCATGAGTGCACATGGCGATTATGAAGATTTGCTTCAGTTCCTTTCTTCTCAGGATCCAGCGCTGGTTAAACAGCTTTTCCTGGTACACGGAGAGTATCCTGTTCAGCAGCATTTTGCAAAAAGACTAAATGAGCATGGATTTAAACAGGTGGTGATTCCTGAATACCACCGGGTGTTTGATTGCGAGACTGAACCTGCATGGAGCATTTAA